A portion of the bacterium genome contains these proteins:
- a CDS encoding ATP-binding protein, whose translation MFTTVGAELLFEVVGRDCERLSLLVTANQPFEQWTEVLVSLFKSPFVHE comes from the coding sequence CTGTTCACCACAGTCGGCGCCGAGCTTCTGTTCGAGGTGGTTGGCCGGGACTGCGAGCGGCTCAGCCTGTTGGTGACGGCCAACCAGCCGTTCGAGCAATGGACCGAGGTGCTGGTGTCCCTATTCAAATCCCCATTTGTGCACGAATAG